A single window of Intrasporangium calvum DSM 43043 DNA harbors:
- the dnaA gene encoding chromosomal replication initiator protein DnaA: protein MTGGDVDYGQIWQQTLASLGSSGVTAQERAFVRLCRLVGVLDQTAVVKVPNAYTKDFLETRLRAQVVATLSELLGHPVHLAVSVDETLDQDDFDLITDEPTGQPALSESHRVAHAFGSGDPRLAQMAPLAPSGDPLKDLEASAPDLLAADFDTALPAPFAFPLSPNGSPSDSLHLDHPHIDQMPRHLHPDQLRPDQLRYDQLRPDLRDAGQVHPLQVRGGESGPLRQQRPEPAQASDTRLNPKYTFDTFVIGASNRFGHAAAIAVAEAPAKAYNPLFVYGESGLGKTHLLHAIGHYARTMFPNVRVRYVNSEEFTNDFINSIRDDKASAFQSRYRSVDVLLIDDIQFLQGKLQTQEEFFHTFNTLHNANKQIVITSDLPPKELSGFEDRMRTRFESGLLTDVQPPDLETRIAILRKKAIQERMSVPDDVLEYIASNFSTNIRELEGALIRVTAFSNLNRQAVDLPLAEVVLKDVLPNETPNQVTAATIMAVTSAYYAVTIEDLCGSSRSRHLVTPRQIAMYLCREMTDLSLPKIGQHFGGRDHTTVMHADRKIRELMSERRAIYNQVTELTNRIRQQST, encoded by the coding sequence CAGACAGCCGTCGTCAAGGTGCCGAACGCCTACACCAAGGACTTCCTCGAGACCCGCCTCAGAGCCCAGGTCGTGGCCACCCTGTCCGAGCTGCTCGGGCACCCGGTCCACCTCGCCGTCAGCGTCGACGAGACGCTCGACCAGGACGACTTCGACCTCATCACCGACGAGCCAACCGGGCAGCCGGCCCTCTCCGAGTCACACCGCGTGGCCCATGCCTTCGGGTCAGGTGACCCCCGCCTCGCCCAGATGGCTCCGCTCGCCCCGAGTGGTGACCCACTGAAGGATCTCGAGGCAAGTGCCCCGGACCTCTTGGCGGCCGACTTCGACACCGCATTGCCGGCACCCTTCGCCTTCCCGCTGAGTCCGAACGGGTCCCCAAGCGACAGCCTCCATCTGGATCACCCCCACATCGACCAGATGCCCCGGCACCTCCACCCGGACCAGTTGCGCCCCGACCAGCTCAGGTACGACCAGCTGCGGCCTGACCTCCGTGACGCTGGTCAGGTGCACCCACTCCAGGTGCGGGGTGGCGAGAGCGGACCCCTCCGCCAGCAGCGGCCCGAGCCGGCCCAGGCCAGCGACACCCGGCTCAACCCGAAGTACACCTTCGACACGTTCGTCATCGGGGCCAGCAACCGGTTCGGCCACGCCGCCGCGATCGCCGTGGCCGAGGCTCCGGCCAAGGCGTACAACCCCCTCTTCGTGTACGGCGAGTCCGGGCTCGGCAAGACCCACCTCCTGCACGCCATCGGCCACTACGCGCGGACCATGTTCCCCAACGTCAGGGTGCGCTACGTGAACTCCGAGGAGTTCACCAACGACTTCATCAACAGCATCCGCGACGACAAGGCGAGCGCGTTCCAGAGCCGCTATCGCAGTGTCGACGTCCTGCTCATCGACGACATCCAGTTCCTCCAGGGCAAGCTGCAGACCCAGGAGGAGTTCTTCCACACCTTCAACACGCTGCACAACGCGAACAAGCAGATCGTCATCACCTCCGACCTGCCGCCGAAGGAGCTGTCCGGCTTCGAGGACCGGATGCGGACCAGGTTCGAGTCCGGGCTGCTCACCGACGTCCAGCCTCCCGACCTCGAGACCCGCATCGCCATTCTGCGCAAGAAGGCCATCCAGGAGCGGATGTCGGTCCCGGACGACGTGCTCGAGTACATCGCGAGCAACTTCAGCACCAACATCCGTGAGCTCGAGGGCGCCCTCATCCGGGTGACGGCCTTCAGCAACCTCAACCGCCAGGCCGTGGACCTGCCCCTCGCCGAGGTCGTCCTCAAGGACGTCCTTCCCAACGAGACGCCGAACCAGGTGACGGCGGCCACCATCATGGCCGTCACCTCCGCCTACTACGCGGTGACGATCGAGGACCTGTGCGGGTCCTCCCGGTCCCGCCATCTCGTCACGCCGCGTCAGATCGCGATGTACCTGTGCCGTGAGATGACGGACCTGTCCCTACCGAAGATCGGCCAGCACTTCGGCGGCCGGGACCACACGACCGTGATGCACGCCGACCGCAAGATCCGCGAGCTGATGAGCGAGCGCCGCGCGATCTACAACCAGGTCACCGAGCTGACCAACCGGATCCGCCAGCAGTCCACTTGA